A window of Spiroplasma syrphidicola EA-1 contains these coding sequences:
- a CDS encoding DeoR/GlpR family DNA-binding transcription regulator, translating into MHKIERQKILLDFLKQKSFYNMNDVKDYMNSHQVPYITLRRDLKELEEQGIINLSYGGINVLNNINQNEETRHTKANLNTNLKNTLAKTAQQLVKENDVIFVGAGTTCEAFVKLITKEIKVITNSWYVYKLARENCYINEVILLGGKYRDQSGAFIGSFTEKALKIENFSKGFISVNAIDFNGNLYNNNEQESHLETLALNMAQEKVILADSTKFNVIGYDNFYQAKDVDWIITDQNVVIIEALQPKIKY; encoded by the coding sequence ATGCATAAAATTGAGCGCCAAAAAATATTATTAGATTTTTTAAAACAAAAATCATTTTATAATATGAATGATGTCAAAGATTATATGAATTCCCACCAAGTTCCTTATATTACTTTACGTCGTGATTTAAAAGAATTAGAAGAACAGGGAATTATTAATTTATCATATGGAGGGATTAATGTTTTAAACAATATTAATCAAAATGAAGAAACACGCCATACAAAGGCTAATTTAAATACTAATCTGAAGAATACCTTAGCAAAAACAGCCCAACAGTTGGTTAAGGAAAATGATGTTATTTTTGTTGGGGCTGGGACAACTTGTGAAGCCTTTGTGAAATTAATTACAAAAGAAATTAAAGTAATTACAAATTCATGGTATGTTTATAAACTAGCCCGCGAAAATTGCTATATTAATGAAGTAATTTTATTAGGGGGAAAATATCGTGATCAATCAGGAGCTTTTATTGGTAGCTTCACCGAAAAAGCCTTAAAAATTGAAAATTTTTCAAAAGGATTTATTTCTGTTAATGCAATTGATTTTAATGGTAATTTGTATAATAATAATGAACAGGAGTCACATTTAGAAACATTAGCTTTAAATATGGCCCAGGAAAAGGTTATTTTAGCTGATAGTACAAAATTTAATGTAATTGGCTATGATAATTTTTATCAGGCCAAAGATGTTGACTGAATTATCACTGATCAAAATGTTGTAATAATAGAAGCGTTGCAACCAAAGATAAAATACTAG
- the infC gene encoding translation initiation factor IF-3, protein MSQITKNNKNIDQVNYDIRAREVLIILDDGSRMGPLSRNEAIAFAETKGLDLLIVSANSNPPVAKLVDYGKYKYEQKKKEKENKKNQHVTENKEIRLRTGIGDHDLGFKAKKVRQFLEEGCRVKISLKFRGREVARPEFGHETLKKFYALIEDLAKIDKEPHLNGLFLDMYVVPKK, encoded by the coding sequence ATGAGCCAAATAACTAAAAACAATAAAAACATTGACCAGGTAAATTATGATATTAGAGCACGCGAAGTTTTAATTATTCTTGATGATGGGAGCCGGATGGGACCATTATCACGTAATGAAGCAATTGCTTTTGCGGAAACTAAAGGGTTAGATTTATTAATTGTTTCGGCAAATAGTAATCCCCCAGTAGCAAAACTAGTTGACTATGGAAAATATAAATACGAGCAAAAGAAAAAAGAAAAAGAAAACAAGAAGAATCAACATGTAACGGAAAATAAAGAAATTCGCTTACGTACAGGAATCGGTGATCATGATTTAGGCTTTAAAGCTAAAAAAGTTCGTCAATTCTTGGAAGAAGGTTGCCGTGTTAAAATCTCATTAAAATTCCGTGGTCGGGAAGTTGCTCGTCCTGAATTTGGCCATGAAACTTTGAAAAAGTTTTATGCTTTAATTGAAGACTTGGCTAAAATCGATAAAGAGCCGCATTTAAATGGTTTGTTTTTAGATATGTATGTTGTACCAAAAAAATAG
- the rplT gene encoding 50S ribosomal protein L20: MARVKGGPATRKRRKRIIKQASGYFGTKSTHYKKAKEQLMKSLSYAYRDRKQRKRDFRSLWIQRINAAVREHDMSYSQFMNGLNKAHIEVNRKMLSEIAINNPSEFKLLVEESKKALKN, translated from the coding sequence ATGGCAAGAGTAAAAGGTGGGCCAGCCACAAGAAAAAGACGTAAAAGAATTATTAAACAAGCAAGTGGATATTTTGGAACAAAGTCAACACATTATAAAAAAGCAAAAGAACAATTAATGAAATCATTAAGCTATGCTTATCGTGATCGTAAACAACGTAAAAGAGATTTCCGTTCATTATGAATTCAAAGAATTAACGCCGCTGTTCGTGAACATGATATGTCATATTCACAGTTTATGAATGGTTTAAATAAAGCTCATATTGAAGTTAACCGTAAAATGTTATCAGAAATCGCAATTAATAATCCAAGTGAATTTAAATTATTAGTTGAAGAATCAAAAAAAGCTTTAAAAAATTAA
- the rpmI gene encoding 50S ribosomal protein L35 produces MPKMKTKKSLAKRVKVTGTGKWKIASAYTSHLAQNKSTKQKRHLRKASLMDKTDQSRLKNLLQK; encoded by the coding sequence ATGCCAAAGATGAAAACAAAAAAATCATTAGCAAAACGTGTTAAAGTAACAGGGACAGGAAAATGAAAAATTGCTAGTGCTTATACATCACATTTAGCGCAAAATAAATCAACAAAACAAAAGCGCCATCTACGTAAAGCTAGTTTAATGGATAAAACAGATCAAAGTAGATTAAAAAACTTATTGCAAAAGTAA
- the uvrC gene encoding excinuclease ABC subunit UvrC, whose protein sequence is MAISLKEQVNQLPTKPGCYLFYNDKNQILYVGKAKNLKNRVSSYFNKVYNYKTTKLVQEITRLETIITGTEKEALILEHNLIKQHKPKYNILLNDDKHYPYIIITKEKDPQYLYLRKIPKKYSYAFGPFPDGSHAREIMKVLERLYPLRRCQGNLGKPCLYYHIKQCSGACFQDVPAQYYLDMIKRVRHFFSGKNDDTKDLLTLKMHQAAQNLQFEEANKLKLLIRRLDWSISDQNVEFLAKKDNLDVIGIYYQDDYLVITTLFYRQGKLSYKDSEFLVCQQEQFQETVRLYLQELYDKTALPPKIFINEMIESTELELLYGAHFFYPKTKTEKIMMNLANSNSQETYQQIIKRQALEQQTPEVLTKLQDLLQLPEIPYLIEMIDIANIQDEYVTGAAITYKNGKPSRNDYRKYHIDIPQQDDGARIANVVARRYQKILTTNGALPNLIIMDGGIQQVNACRKELQALQLTIPVIGLVKNKQHRTDHLLDVNRQEVYLPKDDKLFLFLTKMQDDVHRFAITSFRKRQSRGLISSILDQVPGLGPQKIKQLQANFPTIKDIIAASSEQLNEIIKNKNTVKALQNTLQTIK, encoded by the coding sequence ATGGCAATTTCTTTGAAAGAACAAGTTAATCAATTACCAACAAAACCAGGGTGCTATCTTTTTTACAATGATAAAAATCAAATTTTATATGTTGGAAAAGCCAAAAATCTCAAAAATCGCGTTAGTTCTTATTTTAATAAAGTCTATAATTATAAAACAACCAAACTAGTTCAAGAAATTACCCGCTTAGAAACGATTATTACGGGAACCGAAAAAGAAGCTTTAATTTTAGAACATAATTTAATTAAACAACATAAACCCAAATACAATATTTTATTAAATGACGACAAACATTATCCCTATATTATCATTACAAAAGAAAAAGATCCGCAGTATTTATATTTACGAAAAATCCCCAAAAAATATAGCTATGCTTTTGGTCCTTTTCCTGATGGTAGTCATGCCCGCGAAATTATGAAGGTTTTAGAACGGTTATATCCGTTACGTCGTTGCCAAGGGAATTTAGGTAAACCATGCCTTTATTATCACATTAAACAATGCTCTGGGGCTTGTTTTCAAGATGTTCCAGCCCAATACTATCTTGATATGATTAAAAGGGTCCGCCATTTTTTTAGTGGGAAAAATGATGATACAAAAGATTTATTAACGCTTAAAATGCACCAAGCAGCTCAAAATTTACAGTTTGAAGAAGCTAATAAACTAAAATTATTAATTCGCCGCTTAGATTGGTCAATTTCTGATCAAAATGTTGAATTTTTAGCAAAAAAAGATAATCTTGATGTGATTGGGATTTATTATCAAGATGACTACCTAGTAATAACAACCTTATTTTATCGCCAGGGAAAATTAAGTTATAAAGATAGCGAATTTTTAGTTTGCCAACAAGAGCAGTTTCAAGAAACCGTGCGCCTTTATTTACAAGAACTTTACGACAAAACAGCATTGCCACCCAAAATCTTTATTAATGAAATGATTGAATCAACCGAATTAGAATTATTATATGGGGCCCACTTTTTTTATCCAAAAACTAAAACGGAAAAAATTATGATGAATTTAGCAAATAGTAATAGCCAAGAAACTTATCAACAAATAATCAAGCGCCAAGCATTAGAACAGCAAACACCAGAAGTTCTAACGAAATTGCAAGACCTTTTACAGTTACCAGAAATCCCATATTTAATTGAAATGATTGACATTGCAAATATCCAAGACGAATATGTGACAGGGGCTGCTATTACCTATAAGAATGGTAAGCCTTCACGCAATGATTATCGTAAATATCATATTGATATTCCCCAACAAGATGATGGGGCGAGAATTGCCAATGTTGTGGCTCGCCGCTATCAAAAAATTTTAACAACAAATGGGGCCTTGCCTAATTTAATTATAATGGATGGGGGGATTCAGCAAGTTAATGCTTGCCGAAAAGAATTACAAGCTTTGCAGTTAACGATTCCGGTAATTGGTTTAGTTAAAAACAAGCAACACCGTACTGATCATTTATTAGATGTTAATCGCCAGGAAGTTTATTTACCAAAAGATGATAAATTATTTTTGTTTTTAACAAAAATGCAAGATGATGTCCATCGTTTTGCAATTACCAGTTTTCGTAAGCGTCAAAGTCGGGGGCTGATTAGTAGTATTCTAGACCAAGTACCAGGGCTGGGACCCCAAAAAATTAAACAACTACAAGCTAATTTTCCAACAATTAAAGATATCATTGCAGCTTCTTCGGAACAGTTAAATGAAATTATTAAAAATAAAAATACGGTAAAAGCATTACAAAATACCTTGCAAACTATTAAATAA
- a CDS encoding DeoR/GlpR family DNA-binding transcription regulator, translating to MHRFARKKLFLSYLCTKSFHNMQDILEYAKKNGISSTTTRRDLKQIEHEGIIELFYGGVNFIGLKNQITDKEELVENFDKKIIIAQKAETYLQQNDFIFVGSGSTCELFVSRISRPVKVITNSYRILNLLEQNPNINYIILVGGKWNKNGASFYGSFCEESLALINFTKVFFTASHVDHKGNIYKTNEEEARVELAALAKVQTKIALIDSSKIGKTGFYQFYHLDNLTSLITDNPDSIKKKTLAKINII from the coding sequence ATGCATCGGTTTGCACGAAAAAAACTATTTTTGTCGTATCTATGTACAAAAAGTTTTCATAATATGCAAGACATCTTAGAGTATGCAAAAAAGAATGGAATCTCTTCAACAACTACTCGTCGTGATTTAAAACAAATCGAACACGAGGGAATTATCGAATTATTTTATGGTGGTGTTAATTTTATAGGTTTAAAAAACCAAATTACGGATAAAGAAGAACTTGTTGAAAATTTTGATAAAAAAATTATTATCGCTCAAAAAGCTGAAACTTATTTACAACAAAATGACTTTATTTTTGTTGGCAGTGGATCAACATGTGAATTATTTGTCAGTCGTATTTCAAGACCTGTAAAAGTAATAACAAATTCTTATCGAATTTTAAATTTACTAGAACAAAATCCAAATATTAATTACATAATTTTAGTTGGTGGTAAATGAAATAAAAATGGGGCAAGTTTTTACGGATCATTTTGTGAAGAAAGTTTAGCTTTAATCAACTTTACAAAAGTATTTTTTACGGCTAGTCATGTTGACCATAAAGGAAACATTTATAAAACAAATGAAGAAGAAGCTCGTGTAGAATTAGCAGCGCTAGCAAAAGTTCAGACAAAAATTGCCTTAATTGATAGTAGCAAAATTGGTAAAACCGGTTTTTACCAGTTCTATCATCTTGACAATTTAACTTCTCTGATAACAGATAATCCAGATTCCATTAAAAAGAAAACTTTAGCAAAAATAAATATTATTTAA
- the nagA gene encoding N-acetylglucosamine-6-phosphate deacetylase: MMILKNAKIVLLDEIIELGWIEVEGQKITAINRGVTDLDGLDCSGLTIMPGYIDCHVHGGYGYNFEQGTIDSFVNFAKNVTKEGITRYCQGTVTGAISNLEKILTVYADFMANHNNGPQARQIGAHLEGPFISPAFKGAHEETLLLKPDVVAMKKLVQASNDNIRIVTYAPELQDGSFTKYLLDQKIVPSMGHSAATFKDVEHEVNVGANHFTHLHNGMSRYDHRNPGMINAGLYFDEILCELITDGIHNDLNVLKEVYKIKGPDHICIITDAMTAKGMPDGPYKLGELDVVKNGQTVTLLNGVLAGSAATYDYCVKNMYEVTNCSLIDLSKMTSINVAKQFGLFDQTGSITVGKFADFTIVDGQLNVKATIVEGEIAYNNL; the protein is encoded by the coding sequence ATGATGATATTAAAAAATGCTAAAATAGTTTTATTAGATGAAATTATTGAATTGGGATGAATTGAAGTAGAGGGACAAAAAATAACAGCAATTAATCGGGGGGTAACTGACCTTGATGGTTTAGATTGTAGCGGTTTAACAATTATGCCAGGTTATATTGACTGTCACGTGCATGGTGGCTATGGTTATAATTTTGAACAAGGGACAATTGATAGTTTTGTTAATTTTGCTAAAAATGTTACAAAAGAAGGGATTACTCGTTATTGCCAAGGAACAGTAACCGGAGCGATTAGTAATTTAGAAAAAATTCTAACAGTTTATGCGGACTTTATGGCAAACCATAATAATGGTCCCCAAGCCCGTCAAATTGGGGCACATTTAGAAGGGCCATTTATTTCGCCAGCTTTTAAAGGAGCCCATGAAGAAACATTGTTACTAAAACCAGATGTTGTGGCAATGAAAAAATTAGTACAGGCATCAAATGATAATATTCGAATTGTAACTTATGCCCCAGAATTGCAAGATGGTAGTTTTACCAAATATTTATTAGACCAAAAAATTGTCCCATCAATGGGCCACTCAGCTGCAACTTTTAAAGATGTTGAACATGAAGTTAATGTTGGGGCCAATCATTTTACCCATTTACATAATGGGATGAGTCGTTATGATCATCGTAACCCAGGGATGATTAATGCCGGATTATATTTTGATGAAATTCTTTGTGAATTAATCACCGATGGGATTCATAATGATTTAAATGTTCTTAAAGAAGTTTATAAAATCAAGGGGCCAGATCATATTTGTATTATTACCGATGCAATGACAGCAAAAGGAATGCCAGATGGTCCATATAAACTAGGGGAGTTAGATGTTGTTAAAAACGGCCAAACTGTAACATTGTTAAATGGGGTGTTAGCTGGATCAGCTGCAACATATGATTATTGTGTAAAAAATATGTATGAGGTAACTAATTGTTCATTAATTGACTTAAGTAAAATGACAAGTATTAATGTTGCTAAACAGTTTGGTCTTTTTGACCAAACTGGGTCAATTACGGTTGGTAAATTTGCTGATTTTACAATTGTTGATGGACAATTAAATGTTAAAGCAACGATTGTCGAAGGTGAAATTGCCTACAATAATTTATAA
- a CDS encoding MurR/RpiR family transcriptional regulator, whose amino-acid sequence MDKKIIHEKLEEIVIRNDESVRTIIAKTILELTKIKTNIIINDIANASFTSISSVTKFCKSLGFTGWKEFYILFRSEGDNEQSNFNQEMTLTDEKINNLLAKHKLLVSEVLSSNQTAIVELRDLFTSVAKVYIIGEQNYYALLLNFYHQLIISSYDSYLTCLNFIAKKFFERLQPNDLIILFVLDHNSTYLINLIKQKIEEFSFKNIKIITKANTVDKVKDIITTTPILINDKQKIYTHQTIYESLLIILNSMINIIEE is encoded by the coding sequence GTGGACAAAAAAATAATTCATGAGAAATTAGAAGAAATAGTTATTCGTAATGATGAAAGTGTTAGAACTATTATTGCCAAAACAATTTTAGAATTAACAAAAATTAAGACAAATATTATTATTAATGATATTGCAAATGCTTCATTTACAAGTATTTCTTCGGTAACAAAATTTTGTAAATCCTTAGGTTTTACAGGATGAAAAGAATTTTACATTTTATTTCGCTCTGAAGGCGACAATGAACAAAGCAACTTTAATCAGGAAATGACCCTAACAGATGAAAAGATAAATAATTTATTAGCCAAACATAAACTTTTAGTATCAGAAGTACTATCTTCTAATCAAACGGCAATTGTTGAATTACGTGATCTTTTTACTAGCGTGGCCAAGGTTTATATTATTGGTGAACAAAATTATTACGCCTTATTGCTAAATTTTTATCATCAATTAATAATTTCAAGTTATGATTCATATTTAACTTGTTTAAATTTTATTGCAAAAAAATTTTTTGAACGCCTGCAACCAAATGATTTAATTATCTTATTTGTTTTAGATCACAATTCAACTTATTTGATAAATTTAATCAAACAAAAAATTGAAGAATTCTCTTTTAAAAATATTAAAATAATTACAAAAGCAAATACGGTTGATAAGGTAAAAGATATTATCACAACAACCCCAATTTTAATTAATGACAAACAAAAAATTTATACCCACCAAACAATTTATGAAAGTTTACTTATTATTTTAAATTCAATGATAAATATTATTGAAGAATAA
- a CDS encoding ABC transporter ATP-binding protein: MRKDNIDINQIEKNLDQQLEGEQVTAHKKQSPLEMMKNIKNPKIGFFTLVSIYYKRYLLRAFTIVFAIIVSSFALVSITFLIGQLMKEVAHAFGDQQLNPSTGLEWYYWLIIIAGVLLISVITTYLRERVGGMFGRQIEIDIRNAVLNNLVNLNIGYYSDKKIGETMTKLINDTQIIGDECQLTPTNLISIPIIFIGSAVTLVIIDWQLALITLGATAVFMTLVSVTFRSQALETEVVRKKITEVNGDVTDRIGSVALIKASGTEEYEKVRFEKIHDSYYNANKKLNRIQAGMMTIILTCASGLTVLVVVCAILLYGTGGEGTDASKIMLILPSFIAGVNTLCWPIWTLTGLIPGMARATASTRRVTALIKVSTTIEPNLSAPKIDKITGDIVMEDIVFAYPEKPNTVILPKTNLTFEQGKNYAFVGATGSGKSTISKLLLRFYDPTEGKILINNQDLKSLNLPSYLSHVGYVEQEPKILYGDVLYNVKYGNFNATDEEVIAACKKANLHKLVMSWKDGYNTILGERGFMMSGGQKQRLVIARMILKDPEILILDEATSALDNIVEKEIQKELEKIMVGKTTISIAHRLTTIKNADQIFVLEPGVGIVQQGKFKDLIAKPGRFKDLYEAGHHD, translated from the coding sequence ATGCGCAAAGATAATATCGATATTAATCAGATTGAAAAAAATCTTGATCAACAGTTGGAAGGTGAACAAGTAACTGCTCATAAAAAACAGTCACCATTAGAAATGATGAAAAACATCAAAAATCCAAAAATTGGTTTTTTTACATTAGTTTCAATTTACTATAAAAGATATTTATTACGGGCTTTCACAATTGTTTTTGCCATTATTGTTTCTTCTTTTGCCTTAGTATCAATTACTTTTCTAATTGGTCAATTAATGAAAGAAGTTGCCCATGCATTTGGGGACCAACAGTTAAATCCTTCAACGGGACTTGAGTGATACTATTGATTAATTATAATTGCCGGGGTTTTATTAATTTCTGTTATTACAACTTATCTACGAGAAAGAGTCGGCGGGATGTTTGGCCGCCAAATTGAAATTGATATTCGTAATGCTGTTTTAAATAATTTAGTTAATTTAAATATTGGTTATTATTCGGATAAAAAAATTGGGGAAACAATGACAAAATTAATTAATGATACTCAAATTATTGGCGATGAATGTCAATTAACCCCAACAAACCTAATTAGTATTCCTATCATTTTTATTGGTAGTGCAGTAACATTAGTAATTATTGATTGACAATTAGCCTTAATTACCCTTGGAGCAACAGCTGTTTTTATGACGTTAGTTTCAGTGACATTTCGTTCACAAGCATTAGAAACAGAAGTTGTTCGGAAAAAAATTACCGAAGTAAATGGGGATGTGACAGACCGCATTGGATCTGTTGCGCTAATTAAAGCTAGTGGAACGGAAGAATATGAAAAGGTCCGTTTTGAAAAAATTCATGATAGTTATTATAATGCTAATAAGAAATTAAACCGTATTCAAGCTGGTATGATGACAATTATTTTAACATGTGCTTCGGGACTAACTGTCCTTGTTGTTGTCTGCGCAATTCTATTATATGGAACTGGTGGAGAAGGTACTGATGCTTCAAAAATTATGTTAATTCTACCATCATTTATTGCTGGGGTTAACACACTATGTTGACCAATCTGAACTTTAACAGGATTAATCCCTGGCATGGCTCGTGCGACAGCTTCAACACGACGAGTAACGGCTTTAATTAAAGTTTCAACAACAATTGAACCAAATTTATCAGCCCCAAAAATTGATAAAATAACAGGTGATATTGTTATGGAAGATATTGTATTTGCCTATCCGGAAAAACCAAATACAGTTATTTTACCAAAAACTAATTTAACTTTTGAACAAGGGAAAAATTATGCTTTTGTTGGGGCAACCGGAAGTGGTAAATCAACAATTAGTAAATTATTATTACGATTTTATGACCCAACAGAAGGGAAAATTTTAATTAATAACCAAGATTTAAAAAGTTTAAATTTACCAAGTTATTTAAGTCATGTTGGTTATGTTGAACAAGAACCAAAGATCTTATATGGTGATGTTTTATACAACGTTAAATATGGGAACTTTAATGCAACTGATGAAGAAGTAATTGCCGCTTGTAAAAAGGCTAATCTGCATAAGTTAGTAATGAGTTGAAAAGATGGTTATAATACCATTTTAGGAGAACGTGGTTTTATGATGTCAGGGGGGCAAAAACAGCGTTTAGTAATTGCCCGTATGATTTTAAAAGACCCAGAAATTTTAATTTTAGATGAGGCAACAAGTGCTTTAGACAATATTGTGGAAAAAGAAATTCAAAAAGAATTGGAAAAAATTATGGTTGGTAAAACAACAATTTCGATTGCCCACCGTTTAACAACAATTAAAAATGCTGATCAAATCTTTGTTTTAGAGCCTGGCGTGGGGATTGTCCAACAAGGTAAATTTAAAGATTTAATTGCCAAACCAGGAAGATTTAAGGACTTATATGAAGCTGGCCATCATGATTAA
- a CDS encoding lipoprotein, which yields MKKILTLLSATAFMTTTATSVVACSQNNMKYYTEFMSKVNKGDTFVMFVSADDCPYCTVTKATTIKELYNNGQGTQVFKDYLAGNEGNQYGLETYYDAEKDQKVIEDLTNSYLYIADAKEHSGIWEQKGFNKIADWVVTQERNNKLINGEIDKTITVQSVFGSNATPFFLYIKQGQYMGFEFDSFGTWQDPPKVGNDKYFTKFIDHMVLENWR from the coding sequence ATGAAAAAAATATTAACATTATTGTCAGCAACAGCCTTTATGACCACAACAGCAACAAGCGTTGTCGCTTGTTCACAAAATAATATGAAATACTATACAGAATTTATGTCAAAAGTAAATAAAGGTGACACCTTTGTAATGTTTGTTTCAGCAGATGACTGTCCTTATTGTACTGTAACAAAAGCAACAACAATTAAAGAATTATATAATAATGGCCAAGGAACACAAGTTTTTAAAGACTATTTAGCTGGTAATGAGGGTAATCAATATGGATTAGAAACATATTATGATGCTGAAAAAGATCAAAAAGTCATTGAAGATTTAACAAATTCATACTTATATATTGCTGATGCAAAAGAACATTCAGGAATATGAGAACAAAAAGGATTTAATAAAATTGCCGATTGAGTCGTAACCCAAGAGAGAAATAATAAATTAATTAATGGCGAAATTGATAAAACAATTACTGTCCAATCAGTATTTGGAAGTAACGCAACGCCTTTCTTCTTATATATTAAACAAGGTCAATATATGGGGTTTGAATTTGATAGTTTTGGGACATGACAAGACCCACCTAAAGTTGGAAATGATAAATATTTTACCAAATTTATTGACCATATGGTTCTTGAAAATTGAAGATAA